TTGGACTAGGAATGTTCGGTCCAAGACTGCTTGATTCGGGACTGCTTGAGCTGGGACCATTTAGCGCGGAGCCGTTTGGTCCAGGACTGCTTGAACTAGGAATGTTCGGTCCAAGACTGCTTGATTCGGGACTGCTTGACTTAGGAATGCTCAACTCGGAACTGGTTGTCTCAGGATTGGCTGAAGCGGGAATGCTCGACTCAGAACTGCTTGATCCGGGACTTGTTGACTCGGGACTGTTTGGCCTGGGACTGCTTGATGCAGGACCGTTTGTACTTGGACCATTGATCTCAGAACTGTTTGACTGAGGACTTGAAGGAGAACTGTTTAATGAAGGATTGCTGGTCGTGGGATTATTTAATTGAGGATTACTTGAACCAGGATTGTTTGATGAAGGAGTGCTTGACACGTGACTGTTTTGATCAGAGCTATTTAACTGAGCGCTGGAGGAGTCACGGGGGCTCCTTGTGTAAGGATTGCTAGTCGAAGGATTATTTAACTCTGAACTGCTGGGCTCAGGATTGTTTGACTGAGAACTGCCAGAATCAGGAGTGTGTGTTCCAGCAGTGTCTGTAACAGAATTGCCTGTACCAGAATTGCCTGTACCAGGATTGCCTGTACCAGAATTGCCTGTACCAGGATTGCCTGTACCAGAATTGCCTGTACCAGAATTGCCTGTACCAGAATTGCCTGTACCAGGATTGCCTGTACCAGAATTGCCTGTACCAGAATTGCCTGTACCAGGATTGCCTGTACCAGAATTGCCTGTACCAGAATTGCCTGTACCAGGATTGCCTGTACCAGGATTGCCTGTACCAGAATTGCCTGTACCAGAATTGCCTGTACCAGAATTGCCTGTACCAGGATTGCCTGTACCAGAATTGCCTGTACCAGGATTGCCTGTACCAGGATTGCCTGTACCAGGATTGCCTGTAACAGAATTGTCTTTGCCAGAACTGCCTGTAACAGGAACCCCGTTGCCAGGATTGCCTGTGTCGCTACTATC
This is a stretch of genomic DNA from Augochlora pura isolate Apur16 unplaced genomic scaffold, APUR_v2.2.1 APUR_unplaced_3364, whole genome shotgun sequence. It encodes these proteins:
- the LOC144477753 gene encoding uncharacterized protein LOC144477753 produces the protein DSPGTDSPGTNNPVTNSPETTNSESSNSESSSPETNRSNSSSSQLNNPQTSTSMSNSPESGNIESGSTESNNLESSSPGTSNLDTSNPATSSPGTDNSDTGNPGTSIPVTGSPGIGNPDTDIPATGNPGTSNPGRDSSDTGNPGNGVPVTGSSGKDNSVTGNPGTGNPGTGNPGTGNSGTGNPGTGNSGTGNSGTGNSGTGNPGTGNPGTGNSGTGNSGTGNPGTGNSGTGNSGTGNPGTGNSGTGNSGTGNSGTGNPGTGNSGTGNPGTGNSGTGNSVTDTAGTHTPDSGSSQSNNPEPSSSELNNPSTSNPYTRSPRDSSSAQLNSSDQNSHVSSTPSSNNPGSSNPQLNNPTTSNPSLNSSPSSPQSNSSEINGPSTNGPASSSPRPNSPESTSPGSSSSESSIPASANPETTSSELSIPKSSSPESSSLGPNIPSSSSPGPNGSALNGPSSSSPESSSLGPNIPSPSSPGPNGPGSSSSAPSSLEPNGFRSSSPEPTSPGSNGSGQNSPESSSLGPNSPGPNGPGSIGPVSNGPGTSSPESTSASTNSPESSSAMPRTGQTIPEASSRPMPNTIGGSHSDSVSKKPATNRSPGSDGVTPSTIDFTPFCIVNPSFVFCERSPYLT